The Clostridiales bacterium FE2011 sequence AACCCGAACAACACCCTGGCCCACAAAAAGCATACCGCCCTTGAGATCATGGCCCAGGTGGCCGGACCGATCCACGGCTACTGCAGCGGCATCGGCACCGGCGGCACCCTCACCGGCATCGGCGAAGTGCTGAAGGCCCAGTATCCGGATATGGAGATCTGGGCGGTGGAGCCGGAAAACGCCGCCATTCTCGCCGGAGGCACCATCGGCACCCATATCCAGATGGGCATCGGCGACGGCATCATCCCGGATATCCTGAACCGGGAAATCTATGACGATATCTACGTGGTTACCGACGCGGAAGCCCTGGAAACCGCCCGACGCCTGGCCAGGGAAGAAGGCCTGGTCTGCGGTATCTCCAGCGGCACCAACGTGGCCGCCGCCCTGAAGCTGGCCAAGAAACTCGGGCCCGGCAAAACCGTGGTCACCGTGCTTCCCGACACCGCCGAGCGGTATTATTCCACACCCCTCTTCGGCGTATAATCAATCCCGTCAAAAAACCGCCTTCCGGAAGGAAAGGCGGGTTTTTTTG is a genomic window containing:
- the cysK gene encoding cysteine synthase A, yielding MVYNTILEAVGNTPMVRLNRMPEEGSAEILVKVEALNVGGSIKTRTALNMIEQAEKEGKLSPDSIIVEPTSGNQGIGLALVGAVKGYRTIIIMPDSVSEERRKLIRHYGAEVKLIHDAGDIGKCMEECLNCAMEMKAKNPKVFVPQQFENPNNTLAHKKHTALEIMAQVAGPIHGYCSGIGTGGTLTGIGEVLKAQYPDMEIWAVEPENAAILAGGTIGTHIQMGIGDGIIPDILNREIYDDIYVVTDAEALETARRLAREEGLVCGISSGTNVAAALKLAKKLGPGKTVVTVLPDTAERYYSTPLFGV